The Pseudarthrobacter sulfonivorans genome includes a window with the following:
- the glyA gene encoding serine hydroxymethyltransferase: protein MSPAAAGTAVFEQVVSASLDTDLSVLDPEIAVKIDDELRRQRNGLEMIASENHTAVAVMQAQGSVLTNKYAEGYPGKRYYGGCEHVDVIEQLAIDRVKALFGAEFANVQPHSGAQANASVMHALIKPGDTIMGLNLAHGGHLTHGMKINFSGKLYNVVPYQVREDTHTIDMAEVERLALEHKPQLIVAGWSAYARQLDFAEFRRIADLVGAFLMVDMAHFAGLVAAGLHPSPVPHAHVTTSTTHKTLAGPRGGIILSNDPAIAKKINSAVFPGQQGGPLEHVIAGKAVAFKIAATPEFKERQERVLAGASILADRLVQPDVTAKGINVISGGTDVHLVLVDLRNCELDGQQAEDRLAAIDITVNRNAVPFDPRPPMVTSGLRIGTPALATRGFGEAAFREVADIIAEALIADADADLSGLRHRVEALAAAHPLYPSVVNLG, encoded by the coding sequence GTGAGCCCCGCTGCAGCAGGCACAGCAGTCTTTGAGCAGGTAGTTTCCGCGAGCCTGGACACCGATCTGTCGGTGCTGGACCCTGAGATCGCCGTCAAGATCGACGACGAACTGCGCCGCCAGCGCAATGGCCTGGAAATGATCGCCTCCGAGAACCACACGGCTGTTGCCGTGATGCAGGCGCAGGGCTCGGTCCTGACCAACAAGTACGCCGAGGGCTACCCGGGCAAGCGCTACTACGGTGGCTGCGAGCACGTGGACGTCATCGAGCAGCTGGCCATCGACCGCGTCAAGGCCCTGTTCGGTGCCGAGTTCGCCAACGTGCAGCCACACTCCGGTGCCCAGGCCAACGCCTCGGTCATGCACGCGCTGATCAAGCCGGGCGACACCATCATGGGCCTGAACCTGGCCCACGGCGGCCACCTGACCCACGGCATGAAGATCAACTTCTCCGGCAAGCTCTACAACGTGGTCCCGTACCAGGTCCGCGAAGACACCCACACCATTGACATGGCCGAGGTGGAGCGCCTGGCGCTGGAGCACAAGCCGCAGCTGATCGTCGCCGGCTGGTCGGCCTACGCCCGCCAGCTGGACTTCGCCGAGTTCCGCCGGATCGCCGATCTGGTGGGTGCCTTCCTCATGGTGGACATGGCGCACTTCGCCGGTCTGGTGGCAGCTGGCCTGCACCCGAGCCCGGTGCCGCACGCCCACGTCACCACCTCCACCACGCACAAGACCCTCGCCGGTCCGCGCGGCGGCATCATCCTCTCCAACGACCCCGCGATCGCCAAGAAGATCAACTCGGCTGTCTTCCCCGGCCAGCAGGGCGGCCCGCTGGAGCACGTCATCGCCGGCAAGGCCGTGGCCTTCAAGATCGCAGCAACGCCGGAGTTCAAGGAACGCCAGGAGCGCGTCCTGGCCGGCGCCAGCATCCTGGCCGACCGCCTGGTCCAGCCGGACGTCACCGCCAAGGGCATCAACGTGATCTCCGGCGGCACCGACGTGCACCTGGTCCTGGTTGACCTGCGCAACTGCGAGTTGGACGGCCAGCAAGCCGAGGACCGCCTGGCCGCGATTGACATCACCGTCAACCGCAACGCTGTGCCGTTCGACCCGCGCCCGCCGATGGTCACCTCCGGCCTCCGGATCGGCACCCCCGCGCTGGCCACCCGTGGTTTCGGCGAGGCAGCCTTCCGTGAAGTTGCGGACATCATCGCCGAGGCATTGATTGCCGACGCCGACGCGGACCTTTCCGGCCTGCGTCACCGGGTCGAAGCTCTCGCCGCCGCCCACCCGTTGTACCCGTCAGTCGTCAACCTCGGGTAA